From Sphingopyxis sp. USTB-05, the proteins below share one genomic window:
- a CDS encoding DUF885 family protein: MTRTFKYAFRHLVWFASGLSAALGAASTAAQSNSFATEAMINPTPAPQAQLAAVHDELVATLRPFDLSLRGLLGDPIPILPPDTLEQWEAVAVKGAGVRAKLEAIPAGGLDEQDRLTRDYLIALTHGIEDYPRFWLYAFPITPYAGGWRHNTIRQSAISTPLETAEQRAYYLAALKAYAAHVRSQRDKLALQAERGIRIAVPAIPGARRTAANLAQASAAFVPAPERLVSASSEEAASFRAEVTALIEGELAPAFSALAEMLDDAYVAAAPQRPGLMWQEGGADHYARLAGLHTGTGLAPDEIHVIGVEILVDARAELAAIKKSVGFTGSDRAFAAMVNADPRFSAATPQDVEAHFRRGMERIEPILPRYFSLLPKAPYGIERAPPHIEEGMTFGFYRSPTPEQPVGAYVYNGASPGTTSYANAAALIYHELLPGHHFQIALQQENKALPLLRRANGFLYLNAYVEGWAEYAADLADEMGMYATPYERFGRLYSQMFLANRLVVDTGLNAKGWTHEEARRFMQDNTFASEAEIESELLRYSTDIPGQALSYAMGQRELLRMRAEARAALGEKFSWPAFHAAVLSPGAVPMSLLDAHLKRWREAGGDMSAADPE, from the coding sequence ATGACACGAACTTTCAAATATGCGTTCCGGCACCTCGTTTGGTTTGCCAGCGGTCTATCGGCGGCCCTCGGCGCGGCCTCAACAGCAGCTCAATCCAATTCGTTTGCGACCGAAGCGATGATCAACCCCACCCCTGCCCCGCAAGCGCAGCTTGCTGCGGTGCATGACGAGCTGGTCGCAACGCTGCGCCCCTTCGATCTATCCCTGCGCGGATTGCTCGGCGATCCCATCCCGATTTTGCCACCCGACACGCTAGAGCAGTGGGAGGCGGTCGCGGTCAAGGGAGCAGGCGTTCGCGCCAAGCTCGAAGCCATTCCGGCCGGTGGTCTCGACGAGCAGGATCGCTTGACTCGCGACTACCTCATCGCCCTGACCCATGGGATTGAGGACTATCCGCGCTTCTGGCTATATGCCTTTCCCATAACACCCTATGCGGGTGGATGGCGGCATAACACCATTCGGCAATCCGCGATCAGCACGCCGCTAGAGACGGCGGAGCAGCGAGCCTACTATCTCGCTGCGCTAAAGGCCTACGCGGCGCACGTCCGCTCACAACGAGATAAACTAGCCCTGCAAGCGGAGCGCGGAATCCGTATCGCAGTTCCGGCAATACCCGGAGCCCGCCGGACTGCCGCCAACCTCGCGCAAGCGTCGGCAGCCTTCGTGCCCGCGCCCGAACGTCTCGTGTCTGCGAGCTCCGAAGAAGCAGCGTCCTTCCGCGCCGAGGTGACCGCGCTGATCGAAGGTGAGCTGGCCCCTGCCTTCTCAGCGCTGGCAGAGATGTTAGATGACGCCTATGTCGCCGCTGCCCCGCAACGTCCGGGGCTAATGTGGCAGGAAGGCGGCGCTGATCACTATGCTCGTCTCGCAGGCCTGCACACGGGGACCGGCCTCGCTCCGGACGAAATCCATGTGATCGGTGTTGAAATCCTGGTCGATGCGCGGGCCGAATTAGCCGCGATAAAGAAGAGCGTCGGCTTCACCGGCAGTGACCGCGCTTTTGCCGCCATGGTCAATGCCGATCCGCGATTCTCGGCCGCCACGCCGCAGGACGTCGAAGCCCATTTCCGGCGCGGGATGGAAAGGATCGAACCGATTCTCCCGCGCTATTTCTCGTTGCTGCCCAAGGCGCCCTACGGCATCGAACGCGCCCCACCCCATATCGAGGAAGGTATGACCTTCGGCTTTTATCGATCGCCAACGCCCGAGCAGCCGGTCGGCGCGTATGTCTACAACGGTGCCTCGCCCGGGACGACGTCCTATGCCAATGCCGCAGCGCTCATCTATCACGAGCTCTTGCCGGGCCACCATTTCCAAATCGCCCTGCAACAGGAAAACAAGGCTCTACCCCTCCTGCGGCGCGCCAACGGCTTCTTATATCTCAACGCCTATGTCGAAGGCTGGGCGGAATATGCCGCCGATCTGGCGGACGAGATGGGCATGTATGCGACCCCTTACGAGCGCTTCGGGCGGCTCTATTCCCAGATGTTCCTCGCCAATCGCCTCGTGGTCGACACCGGTCTCAACGCGAAGGGCTGGACGCATGAGGAAGCTCGGCGATTCATGCAGGACAACACCTTTGCGTCCGAGGCCGAGATCGAGAGCGAGCTACTGCGCTATTCCACCGACATTCCCGGACAGGCCCTATCCTATGCGATGGGCCAGCGCGAACTGTTGCGGATGCGCGCCGAGGCGCGCGCGGCACTGGGCGAGAAGTTCAGCTGGCCAGCGTTCCATGCGGCGGTGCTGAGTCCAGGAGCCGTGCCGATGTCATTGCTCGATGCGCACCTTAAGCGGTGGCGAGAAGCGGGCGGAGACATGTCGGCCGCAGATCCTGAATGA
- the paaZ gene encoding phenylacetic acid degradation bifunctional protein PaaZ, with protein MTIRLQNYSVDAWVSGVGAEQPVVSAINGEVVALASSGGLDFAAMLEHARSVGGPALRAMTFHQRANILKALAQAIIERKEELYALSVTTGATRGDSWIDIEGGAGTLFSMSAKGRRELPDDVLIVDGELEQIGKEGTFVGQHVYTTLHGAALHINAFNFPVWGMLEKLGPALLAGIPVIVKPATATAQVAEHAVRIMVETGVLPRGGLQLIVGPVGDTFDHLGCQDVVSFTGSAATAVKLQTHPVIAREAVRFIAERDSINASILGPDADADSPEFGLFVKEIVREMTVKAGQKCTAIRRAFVPRGLLDRTQQEIEDRLSKVVIGDPANDTVTMGALVGISQREDVRAKARELATECKLIFGSIDTVETLGDAVRGAYQSPLLFRNDDPWTAKVVHDLEIFGPVCTLMPYDDPGDALALANRGNGSLALSVFSHSPDVVRAFVLGSGSFHGRLAFIDRDCAKESTGHGSPLPMLIHGGPGRAGGGEEMGGMRAVKHYMQRSALQGSPRSLSTVVRQWLPGAPQTEAIAHPFRKRFGELELGYTLKTESRTITLDDVEHFAHFTGDTFYAHMDEVAAAASPIFGGRVAHGYLILSFAAGLFVDPAPGPVLANFGLENLRFIKPVKPGESIKVALTAKAKSLRSPKMGEVRWSVAVTNQDNELVAAYDLLTMNAV; from the coding sequence ATGACCATCAGGCTGCAGAACTACAGCGTAGACGCTTGGGTGAGCGGTGTCGGCGCGGAACAACCGGTCGTCTCGGCCATCAACGGCGAAGTGGTGGCCCTTGCTAGTAGTGGGGGCCTCGATTTCGCGGCCATGCTTGAGCACGCTCGCTCCGTGGGTGGCCCCGCGCTCAGGGCGATGACCTTTCACCAGCGCGCGAACATCCTGAAAGCACTGGCGCAGGCAATTATCGAGCGAAAGGAAGAGCTTTACGCACTTTCTGTAACAACTGGTGCAACGCGAGGCGACAGCTGGATCGACATTGAGGGTGGAGCTGGAACGCTCTTTTCCATGTCCGCAAAAGGCCGACGCGAGCTGCCGGATGACGTTCTCATTGTTGACGGAGAACTGGAGCAGATTGGCAAGGAAGGCACTTTCGTCGGTCAGCATGTCTACACCACCCTCCACGGTGCAGCGCTGCACATTAATGCCTTCAATTTCCCCGTCTGGGGCATGCTTGAAAAATTGGGACCAGCGTTGCTTGCCGGGATCCCGGTTATAGTCAAGCCAGCCACCGCGACTGCCCAGGTCGCCGAACACGCCGTCCGGATCATGGTCGAAACAGGTGTACTACCAAGAGGCGGACTACAGTTGATCGTCGGCCCGGTGGGCGACACATTCGACCACCTTGGCTGCCAGGATGTGGTCTCCTTCACGGGTTCGGCCGCCACCGCCGTGAAACTGCAAACCCACCCAGTGATAGCCAGAGAAGCGGTGCGCTTCATAGCGGAGCGCGATTCGATCAACGCCTCCATCCTGGGACCCGACGCAGATGCGGACAGCCCCGAATTCGGGCTTTTCGTCAAGGAAATCGTTCGAGAGATGACGGTCAAGGCAGGACAAAAGTGTACAGCGATCCGTCGAGCGTTCGTGCCTCGTGGACTGCTTGATCGCACCCAGCAGGAGATCGAGGATCGTCTCAGCAAGGTTGTCATTGGCGATCCTGCAAATGATACCGTGACAATGGGAGCGCTCGTCGGGATATCCCAACGGGAAGACGTGCGCGCCAAGGCCCGCGAACTCGCCACAGAGTGCAAACTGATATTCGGTTCGATTGACACCGTCGAAACCCTCGGCGATGCGGTGCGAGGTGCCTATCAATCCCCTCTTCTGTTCCGGAATGACGATCCCTGGACTGCGAAAGTTGTGCACGATCTGGAGATCTTTGGCCCTGTCTGCACCCTGATGCCGTACGATGACCCAGGGGACGCTCTTGCCCTCGCCAATCGCGGTAACGGATCGCTAGCTCTTTCGGTTTTCTCCCATTCGCCAGACGTGGTTCGCGCGTTTGTATTGGGCTCCGGGTCCTTTCACGGCCGGCTCGCTTTCATTGATCGAGATTGCGCGAAGGAGTCGACCGGGCACGGGTCGCCGCTGCCCATGCTGATCCATGGCGGCCCTGGACGAGCTGGCGGCGGCGAGGAAATGGGGGGAATGCGCGCCGTCAAGCATTACATGCAGCGCAGCGCCTTACAGGGAAGCCCGCGCAGTCTAAGCACTGTGGTGCGGCAATGGCTGCCTGGCGCTCCGCAAACTGAAGCAATTGCACATCCCTTCAGGAAACGCTTCGGGGAGCTCGAACTCGGATACACCCTGAAGACAGAATCGCGGACGATCACCCTTGATGACGTCGAGCATTTCGCGCACTTCACTGGCGACACCTTCTATGCCCACATGGATGAGGTAGCGGCAGCTGCAAGCCCGATTTTCGGTGGACGGGTGGCCCACGGCTACCTGATCCTGTCGTTCGCTGCAGGCTTGTTTGTCGACCCGGCGCCGGGCCCGGTCCTCGCTAATTTCGGACTTGAAAATCTTCGCTTCATTAAGCCCGTCAAACCGGGAGAGAGCATCAAGGTTGCCCTCACAGCGAAGGCCAAGTCCTTGCGGAGTCCGAAGATGGGAGAGGTCCGCTGGTCGGTAGCCGTAACCAACCAAGACAATGAGTTGGTGGCGGCATACGATCTGCTTACGATGAATGCAGTCTGA
- a CDS encoding nitroreductase family protein, producing MQEHDAVPLMDHVELPPARMLGEAQEFLSRMKKRHTVREFSDRPVERAVIEAAIAAAGLAPSGANHQPWHFCAIGTPEAKATLRELAEKEEREFYAGKAGEAWLDALAPLGTDAHKPYLEHAPWIIAVFGQRKGGIREDGEQQNYYVPESVGIAMGFLIAALHHAGLCMLTHTPKPMTFLNDLCGRPKSEKPYLLLVVGYSAKDATVPVHALKKKPLDQIASFI from the coding sequence ATGCAGGAACATGACGCGGTCCCACTGATGGACCATGTCGAACTGCCGCCTGCCCGCATGCTTGGCGAAGCGCAGGAATTCCTCTCGCGGATGAAGAAGCGCCATACCGTGCGCGAATTCTCCGATCGTCCGGTCGAGCGCGCCGTAATTGAGGCGGCGATCGCCGCTGCCGGCCTCGCACCCAGCGGCGCGAACCACCAACCCTGGCACTTCTGCGCGATCGGCACGCCCGAGGCCAAGGCGACCTTGCGTGAGCTGGCCGAGAAGGAAGAACGCGAGTTCTATGCCGGCAAGGCCGGAGAGGCATGGCTCGACGCGCTCGCCCCGCTCGGCACCGATGCGCACAAACCCTATCTCGAACACGCCCCGTGGATCATCGCCGTCTTCGGTCAGCGGAAGGGCGGCATCCGCGAGGACGGCGAGCAGCAGAACTACTACGTCCCCGAATCCGTCGGGATCGCGATGGGCTTTTTGATCGCCGCACTGCACCATGCCGGGCTCTGCATGCTGACCCACACGCCCAAGCCCATGACCTTCCTCAACGATCTGTGCGGCCGGCCCAAGAGCGAGAAGCCCTATCTCCTGCTGGTGGTTGGCTATTCTGCGAAGGATGCCACCGTGCCGGTTCATGCCCTGAAGAAGAAGCCGCTGGATCAGATCGCCTCGTTCATCTGA
- a CDS encoding TonB-dependent receptor produces MKGIFLRKGSLLAGVALMSSVIFAAPASAQQADTQPQGDADSDGSVIIVTATLRAERLEDVPIAVSAIGEDEIANRGASALGDLQAAVPALRLVDIGPGSQRIQLRGVSQFQGLPTVGNYVDEFSINNIGASGVPEIQLFDMQRVEVLRGPQPVLYGEGSMGGTIRYISRDPSLNEIEIDGLGEVSFIKGGETGFRAQAGVSIPIAPGVAGIRLAGMYNDAGGWTDGPPGKDINGIDTRALQVKLVLEPSTGFKASLLGIYSERSQAFKSYSFDGENTTQRFDSLAKQKFSLGNLVLEYDAGSFTLLSSTGYLDSDGRSIDDSGPFFNELFGAPLLVNALSDSIGNTAKFSQELRLTSNGNGPLSYLFGAVYTDTDVNGIIIGTGESAVPGLPAEALGVVFNVDQSAESKTWALYGNLGYKLTDWLTFEAGGRYFRDKRSLTSDFQITGFPASSVFQDSASFDTFNPRVSLTADTGSGIFFISAAKGFRSGGFNGSGAPLELASFDPEDLWTYEAGTKLSLIDDTLFVEASVYYNDYKNVQTNDINPNNPGQAIAVNSGEASGLGFDFGFRAKPSRDFSVMGSFGYNNMRFDTDTVSNIKGDPLDLVPDVNVSLAVDWTPQLNDGVELISHFDINFTDEAKITLRSLTFPTAIEESQSRVAVNGKIGALIDDRFEVYGFVRNLFDERRIVLPSFGAFFEPIFTHPRTFGIGLRVRG; encoded by the coding sequence ATGAAGGGGATTTTTTTGCGTAAAGGCAGCCTGCTCGCGGGCGTTGCCCTCATGTCTAGCGTGATCTTTGCCGCGCCAGCGAGCGCTCAGCAAGCTGACACTCAGCCACAGGGGGATGCTGATAGCGACGGCTCGGTCATTATTGTTACGGCTACATTACGCGCCGAGCGGCTCGAAGATGTGCCTATCGCAGTGAGCGCGATCGGCGAAGATGAAATCGCCAATCGCGGCGCTTCGGCGCTTGGCGATCTGCAGGCAGCCGTGCCTGCGCTCCGCCTAGTCGACATTGGTCCAGGATCCCAACGCATCCAACTTCGTGGTGTTTCGCAGTTTCAGGGTTTGCCTACCGTCGGCAATTATGTCGATGAATTCTCCATCAACAATATCGGCGCCTCGGGCGTACCGGAAATCCAGCTGTTTGACATGCAGCGAGTTGAGGTGCTGCGCGGCCCCCAGCCCGTGCTCTACGGCGAAGGATCGATGGGCGGCACGATCCGTTACATTTCCCGCGACCCCAGCCTCAATGAAATCGAGATCGACGGATTGGGCGAAGTATCCTTCATCAAGGGTGGAGAAACGGGTTTTAGGGCTCAGGCGGGCGTTTCGATCCCCATCGCTCCCGGCGTGGCCGGGATTCGCCTCGCAGGAATGTATAACGATGCGGGAGGCTGGACCGACGGGCCTCCGGGTAAAGATATCAACGGCATCGATACTCGCGCCCTGCAAGTAAAACTGGTCCTCGAGCCCAGCACCGGGTTCAAAGCATCGCTCCTCGGCATTTATTCGGAGCGGTCGCAGGCTTTCAAGAGTTATTCTTTTGACGGCGAAAACACCACTCAGCGATTTGACTCGCTCGCGAAGCAGAAATTCTCTCTGGGCAACCTCGTCCTGGAATATGATGCGGGATCCTTCACGCTATTGAGTTCAACGGGCTATCTGGACAGCGATGGACGCTCAATCGACGATTCGGGGCCGTTCTTTAATGAACTTTTTGGAGCGCCTTTGCTCGTTAACGCCTTGAGCGACTCGATAGGCAACACGGCGAAATTCTCACAGGAGCTCCGGCTAACCTCGAATGGGAACGGCCCTCTCAGCTATTTGTTCGGCGCCGTCTATACAGACACCGATGTGAATGGGATTATCATCGGAACCGGCGAGTCTGCTGTTCCCGGATTGCCAGCCGAAGCGTTGGGCGTAGTTTTCAATGTCGACCAATCGGCAGAGTCCAAGACTTGGGCTCTATACGGAAATCTGGGCTACAAGCTCACTGATTGGCTGACATTCGAAGCCGGCGGGCGATACTTCCGCGACAAGCGATCGTTGACAAGCGACTTCCAAATCACGGGATTTCCCGCGAGTTCGGTATTCCAGGACAGCGCAAGCTTCGATACGTTTAACCCACGCGTCAGCCTTACTGCCGATACCGGCTCGGGGATTTTCTTTATTTCGGCGGCAAAGGGTTTCCGCAGCGGCGGGTTCAACGGTTCCGGTGCTCCGCTGGAACTGGCCAGCTTTGATCCTGAAGATCTTTGGACCTACGAAGCCGGCACGAAGCTGAGCCTGATCGATGACACCCTGTTCGTCGAGGCTTCGGTTTACTACAACGATTATAAGAATGTTCAGACGAACGACATCAATCCCAATAATCCCGGTCAGGCAATCGCCGTGAATTCAGGCGAGGCGAGTGGTCTCGGATTTGATTTCGGTTTCAGGGCCAAGCCTTCGCGTGATTTTTCAGTGATGGGTTCCTTCGGCTATAACAATATGCGGTTCGATACTGACACTGTCAGCAATATCAAAGGCGATCCGCTTGACTTGGTGCCAGATGTTAATGTCTCCCTTGCAGTCGACTGGACTCCACAGCTTAACGACGGCGTAGAACTGATCTCGCATTTTGATATTAATTTTACCGATGAAGCAAAGATCACGCTGCGGTCTTTAACATTTCCGACAGCGATCGAAGAAAGCCAGTCGCGGGTAGCAGTGAATGGCAAGATCGGCGCGCTCATCGACGACCGGTTCGAGGTTTATGGATTTGTGCGCAACCTATTCGACGAACGTAGAATCGTGCTTCCCTCTTTTGGGGCGTTTTTCGAGCCTATCTTCACTCACCCCCGTACGTTCGGGATCGGGCTGCGCGTTCGCGGTTGA
- a CDS encoding phytanoyl-CoA dioxygenase family protein, translated as MISQTGITDYRAYGVVYVPQVLSTDWIERLAKATNAAVASAPDDSEIYEGSRVAPLSYGELQVWKRLSPFREAIFEGSLASLAARAMVSSTARFFCDQLLVKEPGSTRRTPWHQDIPYWKVSGRQVCSIWLALDSIPSTAALEFVRGSHVWDEHNPQHFIDASPYEGTGLAALPDIEEARTDYDIAAFDMAPGDALIFQGAIVHGAPPAGEAARRRAWSTRWLGDDAIFAEKPGERAFPADVTDLEHGKPYVGPDYPLIHRGN; from the coding sequence ATGATCAGCCAGACCGGAATTACCGACTACCGGGCGTATGGCGTGGTCTATGTGCCGCAGGTGCTTTCAACGGACTGGATCGAACGTCTGGCTAAAGCGACCAACGCGGCCGTTGCGAGCGCACCGGATGACTCGGAAATCTATGAAGGCTCGCGGGTAGCGCCACTTTCCTATGGTGAGTTACAGGTGTGGAAGCGGCTCAGCCCATTCCGCGAGGCGATCTTCGAAGGCAGCCTTGCCAGTCTTGCCGCACGGGCTATGGTTTCTTCAACCGCCCGGTTTTTCTGCGACCAGCTGCTAGTTAAAGAGCCGGGATCGACCCGTCGCACCCCGTGGCACCAGGACATCCCCTATTGGAAGGTCTCGGGCCGACAGGTCTGTTCCATCTGGCTTGCGCTCGATTCCATCCCTAGTACCGCCGCGCTGGAATTTGTCCGCGGCTCGCACGTCTGGGATGAACATAACCCCCAGCACTTCATAGACGCCTCGCCATATGAGGGCACCGGCCTTGCTGCCCTGCCCGATATCGAGGAAGCTCGCACAGACTATGATATCGCGGCGTTCGACATGGCTCCGGGCGATGCCCTGATATTCCAAGGAGCGATTGTGCACGGCGCACCGCCGGCAGGCGAAGCGGCTCGGCGGCGCGCATGGTCGACGCGGTGGCTGGGCGACGATGCTATCTTCGCTGAGAAACCGGGCGAACGGGCGTTCCCTGCCGACGTTACCGACCTCGAACACGGCAAGCCCTATGTCGGGCCGGATTATCCACTGATCCATCGAGGAAACTGA
- a CDS encoding recombinase family protein translates to MVETYVEAGTSGLTDRRPALQRTIADACAQPKHYDAVFVHNFCRCFRDEYECEGYRRKLEKAGVKLISATQDVGEGPQPPQYDTATLVQGLSTPSSHILLRANVVPIGQSYREFQWRAPEEETLIRRFELSAD, encoded by the coding sequence ATCGTCGAAACCTATGTCGAGGCGGGCACGTCCGGCTTAACGGACCGCCGTCCGGCACTCCAGCGGACGATCGCCGACGCCTGCGCGCAGCCGAAACACTATGACGCCGTATTCGTCCACAATTTCTGTAGATGCTTCCGCGATGAGTATGAATGCGAGGGATACCGCAGGAAGCTCGAAAAGGCCGGCGTCAAACTGATCTCGGCGACGCAGGACGTTGGCGAAGGCCCGCAACCGCCGCAGTATGACACAGCTACGCTTGTGCAGGGGCTGTCCACGCCATCGAGTCATATCCTCTTGCGCGCGAATGTCGTCCCGATCGGGCAGTCTTATCGCGAATTCCAATGGCGCGCACCCGAGGAAGAGACGCTGATCCGGCGTTTCGAGTTGTCGGCGGATTGA
- a CDS encoding M3 family metallopeptidase, with the protein MSIRLAIALAASVSVLAQTPGAAAAERPATSALSDWTGEWRLPPFDRATPEALAQQVPAAVEAYRRELAAIAADPAPPSFANTVAPLDRAGRPLRRLMALLRTFLSSHSDENWRAVGTGLVAMNEAVQAEALSDPALFLRVSAVYRSLPSGTSDPEDARLTELTYAAMARAGAGLGAVERARLAEIDGKLASLQLQLNQNLNREAAGQFVFLEDAARLDGLPQAQIAAAADLAKSRGREGAFAIPNQRPQVFSVQTFVRDRETRREVWQQWMNRGGTEGEYDNRPIAAEILALRKAKARLLGYPRFADYVLASRMVATPERALDIIETNWTAVMAADARRMTELAVLAREDGIGTIEPWDRIHYLDRFTRERFGIDAQEIAGYFPLPRVRDAIFAAAGDTYGYSFERLSGAPTVSPEIEVYLARRKGAPAGIVYLDIRPRPQKPQGSWAAQYRPAGDLAPGELPVIVLNSSPPQAAVGEEILLPFEYANVLFHEFGHVLHMLASTASYNGTASLTVPWDFVEVPSLLNERWLLTDRTLDRLPHHHTGKMMPADLRERLRAARQYERVFSVNPEYMAMALVDQKLHQADGPIPDVNAFEAAVLAERGFPASADPIMQASAAYHTWSREYAANVYTYLWSDILAADLAEVFLRAPGGLHDRKEGERYFDLVLARANCVPVEQAYREFHGRAPDEAALIRRFALDGEGEAK; encoded by the coding sequence GTGAGCATCCGGCTGGCCATCGCGCTGGCGGCATCGGTGTCGGTCCTCGCGCAGACGCCGGGGGCCGCGGCAGCGGAGCGGCCGGCCACAAGCGCGCTTTCGGACTGGACAGGCGAATGGCGCCTGCCGCCGTTCGACCGCGCGACGCCTGAAGCGCTCGCGCAGCAGGTTCCCGCAGCGGTCGAAGCCTACCGCCGTGAACTCGCCGCGATTGCTGCCGATCCCGCTCCGCCGAGCTTTGCGAACACGGTCGCGCCGCTCGACCGGGCCGGCCGCCCATTGCGGCGGTTGATGGCGTTGCTGCGCACTTTCCTTTCGTCCCATTCCGACGAGAACTGGCGCGCGGTCGGCACCGGTCTGGTGGCGATGAACGAAGCGGTGCAGGCCGAGGCGCTTTCCGATCCGGCGTTGTTCTTGCGGGTCTCGGCGGTCTACCGTTCGCTCCCGTCTGGAACCTCCGACCCTGAAGATGCGCGGCTGACCGAGCTGACTTATGCGGCGATGGCGCGTGCAGGGGCAGGCTTGGGCGCTGTCGAGCGTGCGCGGCTTGCCGAGATCGACGGGAAGCTTGCTAGCCTCCAGCTCCAGCTCAACCAAAACCTCAACCGCGAGGCTGCCGGGCAGTTCGTGTTCCTCGAAGATGCCGCACGGCTCGATGGCTTACCGCAGGCGCAGATCGCCGCCGCTGCCGATCTCGCGAAAAGCCGGGGGCGCGAAGGCGCTTTTGCCATCCCCAACCAGCGCCCGCAGGTTTTCTCGGTTCAGACCTTCGTGCGCGATCGGGAAACCCGGCGCGAAGTGTGGCAGCAATGGATGAACCGCGGCGGCACTGAAGGCGAGTACGACAACCGCCCGATTGCGGCCGAGATCCTCGCCCTGCGCAAGGCCAAGGCCCGGTTGCTCGGCTATCCGCGGTTTGCCGACTATGTGCTGGCCTCGCGCATGGTCGCTACGCCCGAGCGCGCTTTGGACATCATCGAGACAAACTGGACCGCGGTCATGGCCGCCGATGCCCGCCGCATGACCGAACTGGCCGTGCTTGCGCGCGAGGACGGGATCGGCACCATCGAACCCTGGGATCGCATCCACTATCTCGACCGCTTCACGCGCGAACGCTTCGGCATTGATGCGCAGGAGATCGCGGGTTACTTCCCCCTGCCGCGCGTGCGCGACGCGATCTTTGCCGCAGCGGGCGACACCTACGGCTACAGCTTCGAACGACTTAGCGGCGCGCCGACCGTCAGTCCGGAAATCGAAGTCTATCTCGCGCGCCGCAAGGGCGCACCTGCGGGTATTGTCTACCTCGATATCCGTCCGCGCCCGCAGAAGCCTCAAGGATCGTGGGCGGCGCAGTATCGCCCTGCGGGAGATCTCGCTCCCGGCGAACTGCCGGTGATCGTGCTTAATTCGAGCCCGCCGCAAGCCGCCGTGGGCGAGGAAATCCTCCTCCCCTTCGAATATGCCAACGTGTTGTTCCACGAATTCGGCCATGTGCTGCACATGCTGGCGAGCACCGCGAGCTATAACGGAACTGCATCGCTTACCGTGCCCTGGGATTTCGTCGAAGTACCTTCGCTACTCAACGAGCGTTGGCTTCTGACTGACCGCACGCTCGACCGTCTGCCGCATCATCACACCGGAAAGATGATGCCCGCAGACCTGCGCGAACGGCTGCGCGCGGCTCGGCAGTATGAAAGGGTGTTCAGCGTCAATCCCGAATACATGGCGATGGCGCTGGTCGACCAGAAGCTGCACCAGGCCGACGGGCCGATACCCGATGTCAATGCTTTCGAGGCCGCGGTGCTGGCCGAGCGGGGCTTTCCCGCCTCTGCTGATCCGATCATGCAGGCATCGGCCGCCTATCACACCTGGTCGCGCGAATATGCGGCGAATGTCTACACCTACCTGTGGTCCGACATTCTCGCGGCCGATCTTGCCGAGGTGTTCCTGCGCGCTCCGGGCGGCCTGCATGACCGGAAGGAGGGAGAGCGATACTTCGACTTGGTTCTCGCCCGGGCCAATTGCGTGCCGGTCGAACAGGCCTATCGCGAATTCCATGGCCGTGCGCCGGACGAGGCTGCGCTGATCCGCCGGTTCGCTCTGGACGGGGAGGGCGAGGCGAAGTGA